Proteins encoded by one window of Anopheles maculipalpis chromosome 2RL, idAnoMacuDA_375_x, whole genome shotgun sequence:
- the LOC126567790 gene encoding serine-rich adhesin for platelets isoform X1 has protein sequence MSAGLMSCVRENSPPLDNAPVAQVQDIPITITTPETVAAPANTSDTTKRKRFHPLRNLRRIFRRRTVSSADRAPGQLGAKGPTHIHFATPGCSTTDATLPRTGFGVPITIRNESAAGIAPPGTSQIGAGAYFKRETYRLRNSDDLDKEMSDYQRSLSEGRLVDSDISRDGLSQSHDSVFSESAGTASSLSITLKNELADVLRKRRKDRQGEVSDEDLGLPLSPITPQRKDRGMNKSEGSLSILSMTSSDMDDDRSASNASGHNLLHLDSSTSGSISMNRSDNMDESGDSSKLSHSAAKHKLAVRPKKKGPTRARTRPRESTLLPATPEVNEESLKLSSTNIASNFSPAKEANEKAHSLPYGIMPPGTSTPLSSHPMPRSPSKEISTSKLSIGDVPVTSSSIYVNRNISKSHEFERTSEHHLTVEGTSTVSSRKEDDGFFKRILNYSFKKKKHESSKEESSSVTASPRKEDNTSSVYISSAEPAISDCIPTEQIMKLSLVVGEPEMGELSGYKKIKSGPAARQRVFPKDIFTAEEREANAREQQQHTQRYSSNVEVNRQSVASSGSGHSLTIGEGKVPLHKSEEYLVSKTRKFSERSVDGGEGDDEESDGRKYVSHGERLKSPKVYGLSSYQQKLAKISISSQPAAEANKESPSKRAKSVEKSKSFRTYTDSVSNQLQAGGHQVPSLPNLSSSLSVGNFSNNFLETEHKFFSMTENMNTGKQRVFKDYISNADDDGDSRLLSSSASLQKFEINDNNLLNPREEYVDHQPKSIVLTTNTLTPPEPTSILNKSNQNISQIEENIDKLVSSQFVSIIKSSDEGSSNERLDEICSTGQISANVPEFMKIQLNRVDGTGRPTKTSSIVLTTSPTPAPPTSPAIASPTASAGQYQPPDDAIKLQRRFSNENIEITESKPPLPPSVVARSSLVLEGGGIPKSPPAFRKQGSGVGNGGATGDLAGTKRNSMNLSQDLSDDRKVILQRRTSVTEEKIKYERRISSSSEDIKFEKKKSTSEELLEKRGSAGSGTGNSNYNSGSSSGDELVVLRKKFVVGEKEGKDKDGTPELMKVFARRSLKLRSDDDYKVTDSGKPLSSIDSDKENQSSEEKLDKVGLQQTKQSQQQQHQQQQQPELISTSLVQAVSVTPLQAPATNGSLKNGCTLTDGVPLKNGSNENGQTPASGEAILRKSVTSKPFGVPNRFGNSPNGAQPRNATSFVEVRKTLLPSATVTVSPVNNNFVKSTNPTIPAGQETGCENPSTVSNNNTINTNRHTIASLNQLNSTNGVGGGVGAINNNASNATIIETDGGGNDEINEFKGILQRRAEWEKRAKEGFK, from the exons ATGTCAGCGGGTTTGATGTCATGTGTGCGCGAAAATTCGCCACCATTGGATAACGCACCCGTCGCACAAGTGCAGGACATTCCGATCACGATCACCACACCGGAAACAGTCG CAGCCCCTGCCAACACCAGCGACACCACCAAGCGGAAACGGTTCCATCCACTGCGCAACCTACGGCGAATTTTTCGTCGCCGAACCGTATCGTCGGCGGACCGTGCCCCGGGCCAGCTCGGTGCGAAAGGGCCCACCCACATCCACTTTGCCACACCCGGCTGTTCGACGACCGATGCAACGCTTCCGCGGACCGGTTTTGGCGTCCCGATCACCATCCGCAACGAGTCGGCAGCCGGTATCGCACCACCCGGTACTTCCCAGATTGGGGCCGGAGCGTACTTCAAACGCGAAACCTACCGGCTACGGAACTCCGATGATCTAGACAAGGAGATGTCCGATTATCAGCGCAGCCTAAGCGAAGGTCGACTGGTGGATAG TGACATTAGCCGCGATGGACTTTCACAATCACACGATAGTGTTTTCTCCGAATCCGCCGGCACAGCTAGCAGCCTATCGATCACGCTGAAG AACGAACTAGCAGACGTGTTGCGCAAGCGAAGGAAAGATCGACAGGGAGAAGTTTCTGACGAAGATCTCGGACTGCCCTTGAGTCCCATCACACCGCAGCGCAAAGATCGCGGCATGAACAAAAGCGAAGGATCGCTCAGTATACTGAGCATGACGAGCTCGGACATGGATGATGATCGATCCGCATCGAACGCTAGCGGACACAACTTGCTACACCTCGACTCGTCCACCTCCGGTTCGATCAGTATGAACCGATCAGACAATATGGATGAAAGTG GTGATTCATCGAAACTGAGCCATTCcgcagcaaaacacaaacttgccgtacgaccaaagAAAAAGGGCCCTACCCGAGCTCGAACTCGCCCAAGAGAG TCAACCCTGTTGCCAGCGACGCCCGAAGTGAACGAGGAATCATTGAAGCTTTCCTCCACGAATATCGCTTCCAACTTTTCACCTGCAAAGGAAGCAAACGAGAAAGCCCATTCGTTGCCGTACGGTATCATGCCACCTGGTACATCTACCCCGCTATCATCGCACCCGATGCCAAGATCACCCTCCAAAGAAATCAGCACATCAAAGCTGTCGATCGGCGACGTACCCGTCACCAGTTCCTCGATCTACGTTAACAGGAACATTTCCAAGAGCCACGAGTTTGAACGCACGTCCGAGCATCATCTGACGGTGGAAGGAACATCCACTGTATCATCGAGGAAGGAAGATGATGGATTCTTTAAGCGTATCCTAAACTACAGtttcaaaaagaagaaacatgaATCAAGCAAGGAAGAATCCTCGTCCGTAACTGCCTCCCCACGTAAGGAAGACAATACGAGCAGCGTATACATTAGCTCGGCAGAGCCGGCCATTTCTGATTGCATTCCTACGGAGCAGATTATGAAGTTATCGTTGGTAGTTGGAGAGCCCGAGATGGGAGAGCTTAGCGGATACAAGAAGATCAAGTCCGGGCCAGCAGCACGGCAGCGTGTCTTTCCGAAAGATATTTTCACAGCGGAAGAACGCGAAGCGAACGCTAgggagcagcaacagcacacacagcGCTACTCCTCGAACGTGGAAGTTAACCGACAGTCCGTCGCATCGTCCGGCAGTGGCCATTCGCTTACAATTGGCGAAGGAAAGGTACCGCTGCACAAAAGCGAGGAGTATCTTGTCTCCAAAACTCGCAAGTTCTCCGAGCGCAGTGTGGACGGTGGTGAGGGTGATGATGAGGAAAGCGATGGCCGGAAGTACGTTAGCCACGGAGAACGACTCAAAAGCCCGAAGGTGTACGGGTTGAGTTCGTATCAGCAGAAATTGGCGAAAATTTCCATCTCTTCGCAGCCAGCAGCCGAAGCGAACAAGGAAAGTCCCAGCAAACGGGCGAAATCGGtagaaaaatcgaaaagctTCCGCACTTACACGGACAGTGTGTCGAACCAGCTGCAGGCAGGCGGTCATCAGGTGCCAAGCTTACCGAACCTGAGCTCATCACTGTCGGTGGGCAATTTCAGCAACAACTTCCTCGAGACCGAGCACAAGTTCTTCAGCATGACGGAGAACATGAACACCGGCAAGCAGCGTGTGTTTAAGGACTACATCAGCAATGCGGACGATGATGGCGATTCGCGACTCCTCTCGTCGAGTGCTTCGCTGCAGAAGTTTGAAATTAACGATAACAATCTGTTGAACCCGCGCGAAGAGTACGTAGACCATCAGCCGAAGAGTATTGTTCTGACGACTAACACCCTAACACCGCCCGAGCCGACCAGCATCTTGaacaaatcgaatcaaaacatTTCGCAGATTGAGGAAAACATTGATAAGCTTGTGTCGTCGCAGTTTGTGAGCATCATCAAGAGTTCGGATGAGGGTAGCAGCAATGAACGGTTAGATGAGATTTGTTCCACCGGACAGATAAGTGCGAACGTACCGGAGTTTATGAAGATCCAGCTGAACCGTGTCGATGGTACTGGACGTCCAACTAAAACGAGTAGTATCGTGCTGACGACCTCCCCTACACCAGCTCCACCAACCTCACCCGCCATTGCTAGTCCCACTGCCAGTGCAGGGCAGTATCAACCGCCAGACGATGCCATAAAGCTGCAGCGACGGTTCAGCAACGAGAACATCGAAATCACCGAGTCCAAACCACCGCTGCCACCATCGGTCGTGGCACGATCCAGTCTGGTGCTGGAGGGAGGCGGCATTCCCAAGAGTCCACCCGCTTTCCGCAAGCAGGGCAGTGGTGTTGGCAATGGCGGAGCAACGGGTGACCTGGCCGGTACCAAGCGCAACTCGATGAATCTCTCACAGGACCTGAGCGACGATAGGAAGGTAATCCTACAGCGCCGTACGTCGGTGACGGAGGAAAAGATCAAGTACGAGCGGCGGATATCGTCCTCCTCGGAGGATATTAAGTTCGAGAAGAAAAAGTCCACCTCAGAGGAGTTGCTGGAGAAGCGTGGCAGTGCGGGTAGTGGAACCGGCAACTCAAACTACAACAGTGGCTCGAGCAGTGGGGATGAGTTGGTGGTGCTGCGCAAAAAGTTTGTCGTCGGTGAGAAAGAGGGCAAGGATAAGGATGGCACGCCAGAGCTGATGAAGGTTTTTGCTAGGAGGTCGTTAAAGTTGCGTTCGGACGATGATTACAAGGTGACAGATAGTGGCAAACCTCTGTCGAGTATTGATAGCGATAAGGAGAATCAATCGAGCGAGGAAAAGCTGGATAAGGTGGGATTGCAGCAGACGAAGCaatcccagcagcagcaacaccaacagcaacagcagccggAACTTATCTCTACAAGCCTTGTGCAGGCGGTATCAGTAACTCCTCTACAAGCACCTGCCACAAATGGATCGCTTAAGAATGGATGCACGCTTACGGACGGAGTACCGCTAAAGAATGGTTCCAATGAGAATGGACAAACGCCCGCTTCTGGAGAAGCCATCCTACGGAAAAGTGTTACCAGCAAACCGTTTGGAGTACCGAATCGCTTCGGCAACTCCCCCAACGGTGCGCAACCGCGCAATGCGACGTCATTTGTGGAGGTGCGTAAAACGCTTCTGCCAAGCGCAACGGTCACTGTGTCGCCAGTGAACAACAACTTCGTAAAATCGACAAACCCAACCATCCCGGCGGGACAGGAGACCGGGTGCGAGAACCCGTCGACcgtgagcaacaacaacaccattaACACCAACCGCCATACGATCGCGTCGCTAAACCAGCTCAACAGTACGAACGGAGTTGGTGGTGGAGTCGGTGCCATCAACAACAATGCGTCGAATGCCACCATCATCGAGACGGACGGTGGTGGCAACGATGAGATAAACGAGTTTAAGGGCATCCTGCAGCGTCGGGCAGAGTGGGAAAAGCGAGCGAAGGAAGGATTCAAGTAA
- the LOC126567790 gene encoding serine-rich adhesin for platelets isoform X2, translating into MIQIDRAPTIVLRYRTLIRGSINDISRDGLSQSHDSVFSESAGTASSLSITLKNELADVLRKRRKDRQGEVSDEDLGLPLSPITPQRKDRGMNKSEGSLSILSMTSSDMDDDRSASNASGHNLLHLDSSTSGSISMNRSDNMDESGDSSKLSHSAAKHKLAVRPKKKGPTRARTRPRESTLLPATPEVNEESLKLSSTNIASNFSPAKEANEKAHSLPYGIMPPGTSTPLSSHPMPRSPSKEISTSKLSIGDVPVTSSSIYVNRNISKSHEFERTSEHHLTVEGTSTVSSRKEDDGFFKRILNYSFKKKKHESSKEESSSVTASPRKEDNTSSVYISSAEPAISDCIPTEQIMKLSLVVGEPEMGELSGYKKIKSGPAARQRVFPKDIFTAEEREANAREQQQHTQRYSSNVEVNRQSVASSGSGHSLTIGEGKVPLHKSEEYLVSKTRKFSERSVDGGEGDDEESDGRKYVSHGERLKSPKVYGLSSYQQKLAKISISSQPAAEANKESPSKRAKSVEKSKSFRTYTDSVSNQLQAGGHQVPSLPNLSSSLSVGNFSNNFLETEHKFFSMTENMNTGKQRVFKDYISNADDDGDSRLLSSSASLQKFEINDNNLLNPREEYVDHQPKSIVLTTNTLTPPEPTSILNKSNQNISQIEENIDKLVSSQFVSIIKSSDEGSSNERLDEICSTGQISANVPEFMKIQLNRVDGTGRPTKTSSIVLTTSPTPAPPTSPAIASPTASAGQYQPPDDAIKLQRRFSNENIEITESKPPLPPSVVARSSLVLEGGGIPKSPPAFRKQGSGVGNGGATGDLAGTKRNSMNLSQDLSDDRKVILQRRTSVTEEKIKYERRISSSSEDIKFEKKKSTSEELLEKRGSAGSGTGNSNYNSGSSSGDELVVLRKKFVVGEKEGKDKDGTPELMKVFARRSLKLRSDDDYKVTDSGKPLSSIDSDKENQSSEEKLDKVGLQQTKQSQQQQHQQQQQPELISTSLVQAVSVTPLQAPATNGSLKNGCTLTDGVPLKNGSNENGQTPASGEAILRKSVTSKPFGVPNRFGNSPNGAQPRNATSFVEVRKTLLPSATVTVSPVNNNFVKSTNPTIPAGQETGCENPSTVSNNNTINTNRHTIASLNQLNSTNGVGGGVGAINNNASNATIIETDGGGNDEINEFKGILQRRAEWEKRAKEGFK; encoded by the exons ATGATCCAAATCGATAGAGCACCAACGATAGTGCTTCGATATCGAACACTGATAAGAGGGTCCATAAA TGACATTAGCCGCGATGGACTTTCACAATCACACGATAGTGTTTTCTCCGAATCCGCCGGCACAGCTAGCAGCCTATCGATCACGCTGAAG AACGAACTAGCAGACGTGTTGCGCAAGCGAAGGAAAGATCGACAGGGAGAAGTTTCTGACGAAGATCTCGGACTGCCCTTGAGTCCCATCACACCGCAGCGCAAAGATCGCGGCATGAACAAAAGCGAAGGATCGCTCAGTATACTGAGCATGACGAGCTCGGACATGGATGATGATCGATCCGCATCGAACGCTAGCGGACACAACTTGCTACACCTCGACTCGTCCACCTCCGGTTCGATCAGTATGAACCGATCAGACAATATGGATGAAAGTG GTGATTCATCGAAACTGAGCCATTCcgcagcaaaacacaaacttgccgtacgaccaaagAAAAAGGGCCCTACCCGAGCTCGAACTCGCCCAAGAGAG TCAACCCTGTTGCCAGCGACGCCCGAAGTGAACGAGGAATCATTGAAGCTTTCCTCCACGAATATCGCTTCCAACTTTTCACCTGCAAAGGAAGCAAACGAGAAAGCCCATTCGTTGCCGTACGGTATCATGCCACCTGGTACATCTACCCCGCTATCATCGCACCCGATGCCAAGATCACCCTCCAAAGAAATCAGCACATCAAAGCTGTCGATCGGCGACGTACCCGTCACCAGTTCCTCGATCTACGTTAACAGGAACATTTCCAAGAGCCACGAGTTTGAACGCACGTCCGAGCATCATCTGACGGTGGAAGGAACATCCACTGTATCATCGAGGAAGGAAGATGATGGATTCTTTAAGCGTATCCTAAACTACAGtttcaaaaagaagaaacatgaATCAAGCAAGGAAGAATCCTCGTCCGTAACTGCCTCCCCACGTAAGGAAGACAATACGAGCAGCGTATACATTAGCTCGGCAGAGCCGGCCATTTCTGATTGCATTCCTACGGAGCAGATTATGAAGTTATCGTTGGTAGTTGGAGAGCCCGAGATGGGAGAGCTTAGCGGATACAAGAAGATCAAGTCCGGGCCAGCAGCACGGCAGCGTGTCTTTCCGAAAGATATTTTCACAGCGGAAGAACGCGAAGCGAACGCTAgggagcagcaacagcacacacagcGCTACTCCTCGAACGTGGAAGTTAACCGACAGTCCGTCGCATCGTCCGGCAGTGGCCATTCGCTTACAATTGGCGAAGGAAAGGTACCGCTGCACAAAAGCGAGGAGTATCTTGTCTCCAAAACTCGCAAGTTCTCCGAGCGCAGTGTGGACGGTGGTGAGGGTGATGATGAGGAAAGCGATGGCCGGAAGTACGTTAGCCACGGAGAACGACTCAAAAGCCCGAAGGTGTACGGGTTGAGTTCGTATCAGCAGAAATTGGCGAAAATTTCCATCTCTTCGCAGCCAGCAGCCGAAGCGAACAAGGAAAGTCCCAGCAAACGGGCGAAATCGGtagaaaaatcgaaaagctTCCGCACTTACACGGACAGTGTGTCGAACCAGCTGCAGGCAGGCGGTCATCAGGTGCCAAGCTTACCGAACCTGAGCTCATCACTGTCGGTGGGCAATTTCAGCAACAACTTCCTCGAGACCGAGCACAAGTTCTTCAGCATGACGGAGAACATGAACACCGGCAAGCAGCGTGTGTTTAAGGACTACATCAGCAATGCGGACGATGATGGCGATTCGCGACTCCTCTCGTCGAGTGCTTCGCTGCAGAAGTTTGAAATTAACGATAACAATCTGTTGAACCCGCGCGAAGAGTACGTAGACCATCAGCCGAAGAGTATTGTTCTGACGACTAACACCCTAACACCGCCCGAGCCGACCAGCATCTTGaacaaatcgaatcaaaacatTTCGCAGATTGAGGAAAACATTGATAAGCTTGTGTCGTCGCAGTTTGTGAGCATCATCAAGAGTTCGGATGAGGGTAGCAGCAATGAACGGTTAGATGAGATTTGTTCCACCGGACAGATAAGTGCGAACGTACCGGAGTTTATGAAGATCCAGCTGAACCGTGTCGATGGTACTGGACGTCCAACTAAAACGAGTAGTATCGTGCTGACGACCTCCCCTACACCAGCTCCACCAACCTCACCCGCCATTGCTAGTCCCACTGCCAGTGCAGGGCAGTATCAACCGCCAGACGATGCCATAAAGCTGCAGCGACGGTTCAGCAACGAGAACATCGAAATCACCGAGTCCAAACCACCGCTGCCACCATCGGTCGTGGCACGATCCAGTCTGGTGCTGGAGGGAGGCGGCATTCCCAAGAGTCCACCCGCTTTCCGCAAGCAGGGCAGTGGTGTTGGCAATGGCGGAGCAACGGGTGACCTGGCCGGTACCAAGCGCAACTCGATGAATCTCTCACAGGACCTGAGCGACGATAGGAAGGTAATCCTACAGCGCCGTACGTCGGTGACGGAGGAAAAGATCAAGTACGAGCGGCGGATATCGTCCTCCTCGGAGGATATTAAGTTCGAGAAGAAAAAGTCCACCTCAGAGGAGTTGCTGGAGAAGCGTGGCAGTGCGGGTAGTGGAACCGGCAACTCAAACTACAACAGTGGCTCGAGCAGTGGGGATGAGTTGGTGGTGCTGCGCAAAAAGTTTGTCGTCGGTGAGAAAGAGGGCAAGGATAAGGATGGCACGCCAGAGCTGATGAAGGTTTTTGCTAGGAGGTCGTTAAAGTTGCGTTCGGACGATGATTACAAGGTGACAGATAGTGGCAAACCTCTGTCGAGTATTGATAGCGATAAGGAGAATCAATCGAGCGAGGAAAAGCTGGATAAGGTGGGATTGCAGCAGACGAAGCaatcccagcagcagcaacaccaacagcaacagcagccggAACTTATCTCTACAAGCCTTGTGCAGGCGGTATCAGTAACTCCTCTACAAGCACCTGCCACAAATGGATCGCTTAAGAATGGATGCACGCTTACGGACGGAGTACCGCTAAAGAATGGTTCCAATGAGAATGGACAAACGCCCGCTTCTGGAGAAGCCATCCTACGGAAAAGTGTTACCAGCAAACCGTTTGGAGTACCGAATCGCTTCGGCAACTCCCCCAACGGTGCGCAACCGCGCAATGCGACGTCATTTGTGGAGGTGCGTAAAACGCTTCTGCCAAGCGCAACGGTCACTGTGTCGCCAGTGAACAACAACTTCGTAAAATCGACAAACCCAACCATCCCGGCGGGACAGGAGACCGGGTGCGAGAACCCGTCGACcgtgagcaacaacaacaccattaACACCAACCGCCATACGATCGCGTCGCTAAACCAGCTCAACAGTACGAACGGAGTTGGTGGTGGAGTCGGTGCCATCAACAACAATGCGTCGAATGCCACCATCATCGAGACGGACGGTGGTGGCAACGATGAGATAAACGAGTTTAAGGGCATCCTGCAGCGTCGGGCAGAGTGGGAAAAGCGAGCGAAGGAAGGATTCAAGTAA